One genomic region from Candidatus Omnitrophota bacterium encodes:
- a CDS encoding metallophosphoesterase, whose product MKKYIRILKRDSLLLAAIIATFFTYSFIIEPRWVKVNQYELKIDNLPPQFRDFRIVLFGDIHRSKIVSAGYISKCISKVNKLNPDIVLNTGDYITGKQGYIFDIVEMLKTIKPEYGVYSVLGNHDGEIVAKGLKQAGIRVLRNESVTIEKDGGILRLIGLDDSLSGYENIVKELKDAKKTEVRLLMMHNPDLFKILKLYEYRIDLIAAGHTHGGQVVIPFIGPPLVPSIYGKKYASGFIREKKGLMYVTRGIGTYLLPVRFFCRPEITLFVLSDEKDSGLKDD is encoded by the coding sequence ATGAAAAAATATATCAGAATTTTAAAAAGAGATTCTTTGTTGCTCGCCGCGATTATAGCTACCTTTTTTACATATTCCTTCATAATTGAGCCGCGATGGGTCAAAGTCAATCAATATGAGTTGAAAATAGATAATCTTCCGCCGCAATTCAGGGATTTCCGCATTGTCTTATTTGGTGATATACACCGCAGTAAGATTGTTTCTGCCGGATATATCAGTAAATGTATTTCTAAAGTCAACAAGCTGAATCCGGATATTGTGCTCAATACAGGCGATTATATTACGGGAAAGCAGGGCTACATTTTTGATATTGTAGAAATGCTCAAAACAATAAAACCTGAATACGGGGTTTATTCGGTTTTGGGCAACCACGACGGAGAGATTGTTGCAAAAGGGCTTAAACAGGCAGGGATAAGGGTGTTAAGAAACGAAAGCGTGACTATTGAAAAAGACGGCGGGATACTCCGGTTAATCGGCCTGGATGATTCTCTGTCCGGATACGAGAATATCGTAAAGGAACTGAAGGATGCTAAAAAAACGGAAGTGCGTTTGTTAATGATGCACAACCCTGATTTATTTAAAATCCTGAAGTTGTATGAATACAGAATAGATCTTATTGCGGCGGGTCACACACACGGAGGGCAGGTCGTTATTCCTTTTATAGGACCACCGCTGGTCCCTTCAATATATGGCAAAAAATATGCTTCAGGATTTATCAGGGAAAAGAAAGGCTTAATGTATGTGACCAGAGGCATCGGAACATATCTTCTGCCCGTGAGATTTTTCTGCCGGCCGGAAATCACCTTATTTGTATTATCAGATGAAAAAGATAGCGGATTAAAGGATGATTAA
- a CDS encoding sulfite exporter TauE/SafE family protein, with amino-acid sequence MVSCFLRRDIVPYLLVGLIAGVLSGMIGIGGGIFIVPALVYLFGYSQHMAQGTTLAMLIPPIGILAALTYYKQGHVNLPVAGLLCLGFVLGGLIGAKFAVGCTEIVLRKTFGACLLTISLYMIFK; translated from the coding sequence ATAGTCAGCTGCTTTTTAAGGAGGGATATCGTGCCATATTTATTAGTGGGTTTGATCGCGGGCGTTCTCAGCGGGATGATAGGGATAGGCGGCGGCATATTCATAGTGCCGGCGCTGGTGTATCTTTTCGGCTATTCCCAGCACATGGCGCAGGGAACCACTCTCGCCATGCTGATCCCCCCTATCGGCATCCTCGCCGCGCTAACCTATTACAAGCAGGGACATGTCAATCTGCCCGTGGCCGGACTTCTTTGTCTGGGATTTGTGCTCGGCGGTTTGATCGGCGCTAAATTCGCCGTCGGGTGTACTGAAATAGTCCTGAGGAAAACCTTCGGTGCCTGCCTCCTGACAATTTCCCTCTACATGATATTCAAGTAA